From the Chloroflexota bacterium genome, one window contains:
- a CDS encoding ABC transporter ATP-binding protein, with protein MPPILELHGITKRFPGVLANDHIDLTLNQGEILALLGENGAGKSTLMNVLYGLYQPDEGEIIVKGQPIKVHSPNDAIAAGVGMVHQHFMLVPVLTVTENVMLGVESLVGGVFLDKKSAADRIRHISEQYGLPVAPDSYIKDLPVGLQQRVEIIKLLYRNADILILDEPTAVLTPQEADDLFKVIKSLVEKGKSIIFITHKLREVLAVADRINVLRLGKVVGEADPKTATEPQLASMMVGRSVELTVKKVAAKPGEPVLHVKDLRVLDDRENLAVDGVTFDVRAGEVMGVAGVQGNGQTELVEALTGLRSPFSGQATILGHATTHASPRQIVEMGVAHVPEDRQRDGLVLSYPVADNMVLNTYYLPPFAQNILIQQNEVDKAAADRVRQFDVRTPGIETSAGSLSGGNQQKVIIARELSRPIKLLIAAQPTRGLDVGSIEYIHGRIIEKRSDGCAVLLVSTELDEILALSDRIAVMYRGRVVAVVDRAEVNKEYLGLLMAGVDPSQVAKPQEAEAATAVF; from the coding sequence ATGCCCCCAATTCTTGAACTACATGGAATCACCAAACGTTTCCCCGGTGTGCTGGCAAATGATCACATTGACCTGACGCTCAATCAGGGCGAGATTCTGGCCCTGCTGGGCGAGAACGGCGCGGGCAAGTCCACGTTGATGAATGTGCTCTACGGCCTGTACCAGCCGGACGAGGGCGAGATCATTGTCAAGGGCCAGCCGATCAAAGTTCACAGCCCCAACGATGCAATTGCCGCCGGCGTGGGCATGGTTCACCAGCACTTCATGCTGGTGCCGGTGCTTACCGTCACCGAAAACGTCATGCTCGGAGTCGAGTCGCTGGTGGGCGGCGTGTTTCTCGACAAGAAATCGGCGGCGGATCGCATCCGCCATATTTCTGAACAATACGGCCTGCCCGTTGCTCCCGACTCTTACATCAAAGACCTGCCGGTCGGCCTGCAACAGCGGGTGGAGATCATCAAACTGCTTTATCGCAACGCCGACATTTTGATTCTCGACGAGCCGACGGCGGTGCTCACGCCGCAGGAAGCCGACGATCTCTTCAAGGTCATCAAGTCGCTGGTGGAGAAGGGCAAGTCCATTATCTTCATCACTCACAAATTGCGCGAGGTGCTGGCGGTTGCCGACCGCATCAACGTTTTGCGGCTGGGCAAGGTGGTGGGTGAAGCCGACCCCAAGACGGCCACCGAGCCGCAACTAGCTTCGATGATGGTGGGCCGCAGTGTGGAGCTAACGGTGAAGAAAGTGGCGGCCAAACCCGGCGAGCCGGTTCTGCACGTGAAGGATTTGCGGGTGTTGGATGATCGTGAAAACCTGGCCGTGGACGGGGTGACGTTTGACGTGCGAGCCGGGGAGGTGATGGGGGTGGCCGGGGTGCAGGGCAACGGCCAGACCGAGTTGGTGGAAGCCCTCACCGGCTTGCGTTCGCCATTTTCCGGCCAGGCCACCATCCTGGGCCACGCCACCACACACGCCAGCCCGCGACAGATTGTGGAGATGGGCGTGGCCCACGTGCCCGAAGATCGCCAGCGCGACGGACTGGTGCTGTCGTACCCCGTAGCCGACAATATGGTGTTGAACACCTACTACCTGCCGCCGTTTGCCCAGAACATCCTCATTCAGCAAAACGAAGTGGATAAGGCGGCGGCAGATCGTGTACGTCAGTTCGACGTGCGCACGCCGGGCATTGAAACTTCGGCCGGCTCGCTCTCCGGCGGCAACCAGCAAAAAGTTATCATTGCCCGCGAATTGTCGCGGCCCATCAAACTGCTCATCGCCGCCCAGCCCACGCGCGGCCTGGACGTTGGCTCGATTGAATATATTCATGGCCGCATCATCGAGAAGCGCTCCGACGGTTGCGCGGTTCTGCTGGTTTCAACCGAGCTTGATGAGATTCTGGCCCTCTCGGATCGCATTGCGGTGATGTATCGCGGGCGGGTGGTGGCCGTCGTGGATCGGGCTGAAGTGAACAAGGAATATCTTGGCCTGCTCATGGCCGGGGTTGATCCGTCGCAGGTGGCCAAGCCGCAGGAAGCCGAAGCGGCGACGGCGGTATTTTGA
- a CDS encoding ABC transporter permease, giving the protein MTNTSRLQTIVRPALMPALAMFTAFLFGSLVIVFTDFAVLEAFKNFGSQPGAAFSAAWTAISTAYGSLLEGSLGSLGQIIAALQSGDSKEIIDAFYPITESLVAATPYIFAGLSVAVGFRCGLFNIGAEGQLFIGAICSVWAGFALKGLPAIIHLPLALLAGALGGAAWAFVPAILKAKTGAHEVINTIMMNYIAFRLSEWLLGDKGPLKEPSSANPISPPIEVSAELPRLFPDPIRFHLGFFVALGVAFVVYWFLFKTTFGFEIRTVGANPNAARYAGMNITRNLIIAMCLSGALAGLAGANEVLGVNHNLAFAFSSGYGFDSIALALLGKSHPFGVVLAALLFGTLRSGTTRMQSVARIPIDIISIIQALIIAFIAAPAIIRAIYRLKEAGEGEGTVFTRGWGK; this is encoded by the coding sequence TTGACGAACACATCCCGACTTCAAACAATTGTGCGCCCGGCGCTGATGCCGGCCCTGGCTATGTTTACGGCCTTTCTCTTCGGCTCGCTGGTCATCGTCTTCACCGACTTTGCCGTGCTGGAGGCGTTCAAGAACTTCGGCAGCCAGCCGGGCGCGGCCTTTAGCGCGGCCTGGACGGCGATTTCGACGGCCTATGGCTCGTTGCTAGAAGGGTCGCTCGGTTCACTGGGGCAGATCATCGCCGCCCTGCAAAGCGGCGACAGCAAAGAGATTATTGACGCTTTTTATCCGATCACCGAAAGCCTGGTGGCGGCCACCCCGTATATTTTTGCCGGGCTGTCGGTGGCGGTTGGTTTCCGGTGCGGCCTGTTCAACATCGGCGCCGAAGGGCAGTTGTTCATCGGCGCGATCTGCTCGGTGTGGGCGGGCTTTGCCCTCAAGGGCCTGCCGGCGATCATTCACCTGCCGCTGGCGCTGTTGGCCGGGGCGCTGGGCGGAGCGGCCTGGGCCTTTGTTCCGGCCATTCTTAAAGCCAAGACCGGGGCGCACGAAGTGATCAACACGATCATGATGAACTACATTGCCTTCCGCCTGAGCGAGTGGTTGCTGGGCGACAAAGGGCCGCTGAAGGAGCCAAGCTCGGCCAACCCCATCAGCCCGCCCATCGAAGTCTCTGCCGAACTGCCGCGCCTCTTTCCCGACCCGATCCGTTTTCACCTGGGTTTCTTTGTTGCCCTGGGCGTGGCGTTCGTGGTCTACTGGTTCCTCTTCAAGACCACGTTCGGGTTCGAGATTCGGACGGTGGGCGCGAACCCGAACGCGGCCAGGTATGCCGGCATGAACATTACCCGCAACCTGATCATCGCCATGTGCCTGTCGGGGGCGCTGGCCGGGCTGGCCGGGGCCAACGAAGTGTTGGGCGTGAACCACAATCTGGCCTTCGCCTTCTCGTCCGGTTACGGTTTCGACAGCATTGCCCTGGCCTTGCTGGGCAAGAGTCATCCGTTCGGCGTGGTGCTGGCGGCGCTTTTGTTTGGCACGCTCCGCAGCGGGACGACGCGCATGCAGAGCGTGGCCCGCATTCCAATTGACATCATCTCGATCATTCAGGCGCTCATCATCGCCTTCATCGCCGCCCCGGCCATCATCCGGGCTATCTACCGGCTCAAAGAAGCGGGTGAAGGCGAGGGCACGGTGTTCACACGCGGTTGGGGCAAGTAA
- a CDS encoding ABC transporter permease encodes MAATTTTSTKSFVQQAHATRERVMGIVFLVLAIAMYWLFANGVDSALVSTFGLNQGQVPAADRLPDWVIPSSGTVTLLAVLSAAMGGYQLARGFGRLTNVILGIVALSFIFTFLVWATRDQSINLAGMLKTAVLRSVPLTLGALSGILCERAGVVNIAIEGLMLGSAMMSTLVGSYILSQCGPADVPSLCTTYQVHLWGGLLAGLLTSGLLAFVHAVLSIRYKVDQIISGTVINIFSTGMTSFISSKFMQQIPELNNVGVFKNWPVPVLSKLPVVGGIFFDSNIFTYGTYILLVVVHVALFYTRWGLRVRAVGEHPKAADTLGINVFRTRYVNVVLGGLMAGFGGAYFTLGSVGRFEELMTAGRGFIGLAAMIFGKWTPFGAFGSSLIFGFADSLQNKLALLRTPIPSQFLLMAPYIATMIALAGLVGRAIPPAADGQPYEKQ; translated from the coding sequence ATGGCAGCGACAACTACAACTTCAACCAAATCGTTTGTGCAACAGGCTCACGCCACCCGCGAACGGGTGATGGGCATCGTCTTTCTCGTGCTTGCCATTGCCATGTACTGGCTCTTCGCCAACGGCGTGGACTCGGCCCTGGTCTCAACCTTCGGCCTCAACCAGGGGCAGGTCCCGGCAGCTGACCGTCTGCCCGACTGGGTCATCCCCTCCAGCGGCACGGTGACTCTGCTGGCCGTGCTCTCGGCGGCGATGGGCGGCTACCAACTGGCGCGCGGGTTTGGCCGCCTTACCAACGTGATACTTGGGATCGTGGCTCTCTCCTTCATCTTCACCTTTCTGGTCTGGGCCACTCGCGATCAATCCATCAACCTGGCCGGGATGCTCAAGACGGCAGTGTTGCGCTCGGTGCCGCTCACCCTCGGCGCGCTGTCGGGCATTTTGTGCGAACGGGCCGGGGTGGTCAACATCGCCATCGAAGGCCTGATGCTTGGCTCGGCCATGATGTCAACTCTGGTTGGAAGCTACATTTTGTCCCAGTGCGGCCCGGCGGATGTGCCGAGCCTGTGCACAACCTATCAGGTGCATTTGTGGGGCGGCCTGCTGGCCGGCCTGCTTACCAGCGGGTTGTTGGCCTTCGTCCACGCCGTGCTGTCCATCCGCTATAAAGTGGATCAGATCATCAGCGGCACAGTCATCAATATCTTCTCCACCGGCATGACCAGCTTCATCTCCAGCAAGTTCATGCAACAGATTCCGGAATTGAACAACGTGGGGGTGTTTAAAAACTGGCCGGTGCCCGTTCTGTCCAAGCTTCCTGTCGTCGGCGGAATCTTTTTCGACAGCAACATCTTCACTTACGGCACATACATTCTGTTGGTAGTGGTTCACGTAGCGTTGTTTTACACGCGCTGGGGTTTGCGAGTGCGGGCTGTGGGCGAACATCCCAAAGCCGCCGATACGCTGGGCATCAACGTTTTTCGCACCCGCTACGTCAACGTGGTGCTGGGCGGGCTGATGGCCGGTTTTGGCGGCGCGTATTTCACCCTCGGCTCGGTGGGGCGTTTCGAGGAGTTGATGACTGCCGGGCGCGGCTTTATCGGCCTGGCGGCGATGATCTTCGGCAAGTGGACGCCGTTCGGCGCGTTTGGCTCGTCGCTGATCTTCGGTTTCGCCGACTCGTTGCAGAACAAGCTGGCGCTTCTGCGCACGCCCATCCCGTCACAGTTTTTGCTCATGGCCCCATACATTGCCACGATGATCGCCCTGGCCGGGTTGGTGGGGCGGGCCATTCCCCCCGCCGCCGACGGCCAGCCTTACGAAAAGCAATAA
- a CDS encoding DUF4013 domain-containing protein, with protein sequence MQDTMEYGKAFTFPQQDTDWIKKVAIAGGIMFAGLAFSWLLLIPAIAAGLLLGGYGLEITRRVIAGESNLLPEWTDFGGLFKKGFSVFVVQLVYALPIIVLALCITVPYIAASVAAGSSSNDAAGTMAIIANVVSVCCSCVIAIYAIFMAMLMPAAIGKLAATGEIGPALRVGEVVALVRAKPAVFLIVALLSGLASSILSSIGSAICGIGAPFGIAYAIIVASHLYGQAYKVASAESGGAASPAAPATM encoded by the coding sequence ATGCAAGACACGATGGAATACGGGAAAGCGTTTACGTTTCCCCAACAGGATACAGACTGGATCAAGAAAGTGGCGATTGCCGGTGGCATCATGTTTGCTGGCCTGGCATTCAGTTGGCTTCTGCTAATTCCGGCCATCGCCGCCGGACTGCTACTGGGCGGATACGGCCTCGAAATCACCCGCCGCGTCATCGCCGGTGAGAGCAACCTTTTGCCGGAGTGGACGGACTTTGGCGGCCTGTTCAAGAAGGGCTTCTCGGTGTTCGTCGTCCAGTTGGTTTACGCATTGCCAATTATTGTGTTGGCGTTATGTATTACGGTTCCTTACATAGCCGCAAGCGTCGCTGCCGGCTCATCCTCGAACGACGCAGCAGGAACCATGGCCATAATTGCCAACGTGGTGAGCGTCTGCTGTAGTTGTGTGATCGCCATCTACGCCATCTTCATGGCGATGTTAATGCCCGCCGCCATCGGCAAACTTGCCGCCACCGGCGAAATTGGCCCGGCCCTGCGCGTGGGTGAAGTGGTGGCCCTCGTTCGCGCCAAACCGGCAGTGTTTCTCATTGTAGCCTTGCTGTCGGGCCTTGCTTCCTCGATCCTGTCGTCTATTGGCTCGGCCATCTGCGGCATTGGCGCGCCGTTTGGCATCGCCTATGCCATCATTGTCGCTTCGCACCTCTACGGCCAGGCCTACAAAGTGGCCTCTGCCGAAAGCGGCGGGGCGGCCTCCCCGGCGGCTCCGGCCACGATGTAA